Proteins found in one Coffea eugenioides isolate CCC68of chromosome 5, Ceug_1.0, whole genome shotgun sequence genomic segment:
- the LOC113769986 gene encoding uncharacterized protein LOC113769986: MGSGGFFMICILHSLVALSCGGVMMFHSYEFLEFSHGRDRASKLAGSTPHDQLLIRTSDSFSGLLLFAIGFLLLMVAFVKDRDFQSFFARGCVLLHVAMAIWRIYFERKLEVLGRDWLRLVVGDIVLGLSWVFFLVYSWREKYD; the protein is encoded by the coding sequence ATGGGTTCGGGTGGGTTCTTCATGATATGTATTCTGCATTCTTTGGTGGCCTTGAGCTGTGGAGGCGTGATGATGTTCCATAGTTACGAGTTCCTTGAATTCAGCCATGGGAGAGACCGTGCCAGTAAGCTCGCAGGATCAACCCCTCATGATCAGCTGTTAATCCGAACTTCGGATTCATTTTCAGGGTTGTTACTGTTTGCAATTGGTTTTCTCTTGCTCATGGTAGCTTTTGTAAAGGACAGGGACTTTCAGAGCTTTTTTGCTAGGGGGTGTGTGCTTCTCCATGTTGCAATGGCAATTTGGAGAATATACTTCGAGAGGAAGCTTGAAGTCCTTGGCCGCGATTGGCTTCGCCTGGTTGTTGGTGATATAGTATTGGGGCTTTCTTGGGTATTTTTCCTTGTATATTCGTGGAGGGAGAAGTATGATTGA